A stretch of the Pseudoruegeria sp. SHC-113 genome encodes the following:
- a CDS encoding 50S ribosomal protein L25/general stress protein Ctc produces MAGQIPDLEVTVRTGTGKGAARQARREGLVPGIVYGGGEDPLAINIPYNVLFKKLKEGRFLSTLFNLKAEGHEDVRVICRNVQRDVVKDLPTHLDLMRLRRTSKINLFIPVEFINHDEAPGLKRGGVLNAVRPEVELIVVAGDIPEKLVVDLAGLNIGDTVTISAITLPAGTKPTIDRDFVIANITAPSGLRSSDNEEGEGEAEEAAAEEATEE; encoded by the coding sequence ATGGCTGGTCAGATTCCTGATCTTGAAGTCACGGTGCGCACGGGGACAGGCAAGGGGGCCGCTCGTCAAGCACGCCGCGAGGGCCTCGTGCCCGGCATCGTTTACGGCGGTGGTGAAGATCCGCTCGCGATCAACATCCCCTACAACGTCCTGTTCAAAAAGCTGAAAGAGGGCCGCTTCCTCTCCACGCTTTTCAACCTGAAGGCCGAAGGCCACGAGGACGTCCGCGTGATCTGCCGCAACGTGCAGCGCGACGTTGTGAAAGATCTGCCGACGCACCTCGACCTGATGCGCCTGCGCCGCACCTCGAAAATCAACCTCTTCATCCCCGTCGAGTTCATCAACCACGATGAAGCTCCGGGCCTGAAGCGTGGCGGCGTTCTGAACGCTGTGCGCCCCGAGGTTGAGCTGATCGTTGTCGCTGGCGACATCCCCGAGAAGCTGGTTGTGGACCTTGCTGGCCTGAACATCGGCGACACTGTGACGATCTCTGCCATCACACTGCCCGCCGGCACCAAGCCGACGATCGACCGTGACTTCGTGATCGCCAACATCACCGCGCCGTCCGGCCTGCGCTCTTCCGACAACGAAGAGGGCGAAGGCGAAGCCGAAGAGGCCGCAGCCGAGGAAGCCACCGAAGAGTAA
- a CDS encoding MFS transporter, with translation MSFRQTLAISRAPMAALAAVGVFWGGFSALVPDIKAGVNASDADFGLAMMVSAVGGITSMYLAPRAGALLGRSVLPVFGVALAAAFFFPLLAGSVPGLALAFLGIGMSVAMLDISANMRLGVLEARHKLHLMNVNHAAFSFAFGFTALFTGFARKAGYGPEAILPVLAAVSLGLVAIMWAGRGRVDVEESAGSEGGAAAQMPWMAVFLTSVILLASFIGENATEAWSALHIERTLGAPAGEGGYGPFMLGLMMGFGRLSGQFFSERLGETRVIFYSALLGAIGAVVIALAPTKEVVILGVGILGLGMAVIVPSANSVLGKRVPEHLIGVAISRAWMLGFIGFFAGPTLMGLVSEFAGLRVAFLFAAAIVALILPAIWKLGQFPTRDGA, from the coding sequence ATGTCTTTCCGGCAGACCCTCGCCATTTCCCGCGCCCCCATGGCCGCCCTTGCCGCCGTGGGCGTGTTCTGGGGCGGCTTTTCCGCGCTGGTGCCCGACATCAAGGCCGGGGTGAATGCCTCGGATGCGGATTTCGGGCTGGCGATGATGGTTTCGGCGGTGGGGGGGATCACCTCGATGTACCTCGCGCCGCGCGCAGGGGCCTTGCTGGGGCGCAGCGTGCTGCCTGTCTTCGGGGTGGCGCTGGCGGCGGCCTTCTTCTTCCCGTTGCTGGCGGGCAGCGTGCCGGGGCTGGCGCTGGCCTTTCTCGGGATCGGCATGAGCGTGGCCATGCTCGACATCTCCGCCAACATGCGGCTAGGCGTGCTGGAGGCGCGCCACAAGCTGCACTTGATGAACGTGAACCACGCGGCCTTTTCCTTCGCTTTCGGCTTCACCGCGCTTTTCACGGGCTTTGCGCGCAAAGCCGGATACGGGCCGGAGGCGATCCTCCCGGTTCTGGCGGCGGTGAGCCTAGGGCTTGTCGCCATCATGTGGGCCGGGCGCGGGCGGGTGGATGTTGAAGAGAGCGCCGGGTCCGAGGGCGGAGCGGCGGCGCAGATGCCATGGATGGCGGTGTTCCTGACCAGCGTGATCCTGCTGGCGAGTTTCATCGGCGAGAACGCAACGGAGGCCTGGTCGGCCCTTCACATCGAGCGCACGCTGGGCGCACCGGCGGGGGAGGGCGGCTATGGGCCCTTCATGCTGGGGCTGATGATGGGCTTCGGGCGGCTGTCGGGGCAGTTCTTCTCCGAGCGGCTCGGCGAAACGCGTGTGATCTTCTATTCGGCGCTGCTGGGGGCCATCGGCGCGGTGGTGATCGCGCTAGCGCCCACCAAAGAGGTGGTGATCCTCGGGGTGGGCATCCTTGGGCTTGGCATGGCGGTGATCGTGCCCTCAGCCAATTCGGTGCTGGGCAAGCGAGTGCCAGAGCATCTGATCGGCGTCGCGATCTCGCGGGCGTGGATGCTGGGCTTCATCGGCTTTTTTGCCGGGCCGACGCTGATGGGGCTGGTGTCGGAATTTGCCGGTTTGCGCGTGGCCTTCCTGTTCGCCGCCGCGATCGTCGCGCTGATCCTGCCGGCGATCTGGAAGCTGGGCCAGTTCCCGACGCGGGACGGGGCCTGA
- a CDS encoding alpha-hydroxy acid oxidase yields MPVITEIEDLRRIYKRRVPKMFYDYAETGSWTQQTFRENTTDFAQIRLRQRIAKDMAGRTTKRKMLGEEWAMPVALAPVGLCGMQHADGEIKAARAAEKFGVPFTLSTMSICSIEDVAEHTDKPFWFQVYTLKDDDFMRRLIGRAKDAKCSALVITVDLQVMGQRHKDLKNGLSAPPKPTPAAIFDTAFRWRWALGMAQTKRRFFGNIVGHAKGVSDASSLSSWTAEAFDQSLDWARIKELRDMWDGPVILKGILDVEDAKQALNVGADAIVVSNHGGRQLDGALSSIRMLPAIMDAVGDKMEVHFDSGIRSGQDVLKACALGATGTMIGRAFVYGLGAMGEEGVSTALKVIHKELDTSMALCGKRDINDVDRDILLVPEGFEGRWM; encoded by the coding sequence CGATTATGCCGAGACGGGAAGCTGGACCCAGCAGACCTTCCGCGAGAACACCACCGATTTCGCCCAGATCCGCCTGCGCCAGCGCATCGCCAAGGACATGGCCGGGCGCACGACGAAGCGGAAGATGCTGGGCGAAGAATGGGCGATGCCGGTGGCGCTGGCCCCAGTGGGGCTCTGCGGCATGCAGCACGCCGACGGCGAGATCAAGGCCGCCCGTGCAGCCGAGAAATTTGGCGTGCCCTTCACGCTTTCCACCATGTCGATCTGCTCAATCGAGGATGTGGCCGAGCACACCGACAAGCCCTTCTGGTTTCAAGTCTACACCCTGAAAGACGATGATTTCATGCGCCGCCTCATTGGCCGCGCTAAGGATGCGAAGTGCTCCGCGCTGGTGATCACGGTGGATCTTCAGGTCATGGGCCAGCGCCACAAGGATCTGAAGAACGGCCTCTCTGCCCCGCCCAAACCGACCCCGGCCGCCATTTTCGACACCGCTTTCCGCTGGCGGTGGGCGCTTGGCATGGCGCAAACGAAGCGGCGCTTCTTCGGCAATATCGTCGGCCACGCCAAAGGCGTGTCGGACGCCAGCTCGCTGTCGTCCTGGACGGCGGAGGCCTTTGATCAGTCGCTCGACTGGGCGCGGATCAAGGAGCTGCGCGACATGTGGGATGGCCCGGTGATCCTCAAAGGGATTCTGGACGTGGAAGACGCCAAACAGGCGCTAAACGTGGGCGCGGATGCCATCGTCGTCTCCAACCACGGCGGCCGCCAGTTGGACGGCGCGCTTTCCTCCATCCGCATGCTGCCTGCGATCATGGATGCGGTGGGCGACAAGATGGAAGTCCATTTCGACAGCGGCATCCGCTCCGGTCAGGACGTGCTGAAAGCCTGCGCTCTTGGTGCGACGGGCACGATGATCGGACGCGCCTTCGTCTACGGGCTTGGCGCGATGGGCGAAGAGGGGGTGAGCACCGCGCTCAAGGTGATCCACAAGGAGCTCGACACCTCCATGGCGCTCTGCGGCAAGCGCGACATCAACGATGTGGACCGCGATATCCTTCTGGTGCCGGAAGGCTTTGAAGGGCGTTGGATGTGA